CTGACAAAACATGTGAGCATCCTGTTTTGTCAGATGCACTCACTTGTGCCCATTTAGGGGCACAAGTGAGAATAAAAATCATTACATAGCTCAACCAAGCAGCACTTCCTCTTAAAAGaatgcttctttaaaaaaaaaaaaaaaagttttttccaGGTAAATAATGagccaaaaaacaacaacaacaacaacaacaaaaaaccccacagaaaatcccccctcccccttgtACATTTTAGACAGTGACAGAACAACTGAATGCAGAAGTTAAAGCAAAAATGTCTGTGTGCAGAGAAAGCTTAGCTGCAGGCTCTCTCTATAGCAGCAATGCCTGCAGCATGCAGGAATGAATCCAAACTGATGGCACAGGGTGTACTCCACTACACCTCAAAAGTTTAGTTGCTACTTATTTAGATTATCAGaactaaaagaaaatatattaaataacaCCCTAACCCATAACTAGACAGCCTAAAGAAATTAATTTAACCATTAAAGAATAATTTTTCCCTAGGGCAGTGACAAAATATGACAGTACCTTACTTAGTGTCAGGACAACAATCACTAAAACAATTTGCCTCTGCTTTAATTACAGGcaacaaaaatccaaaacagTATTTCAGTACTGTGTGCTTATTTTACAAAGACTAAAAATATGTAACATAAAACCAACAGGTGCTATTTTTTACACTCTCCACaaattcttttgattttttttgtgaaataaacattaaatataaacatgAGTTAAGCATGTTTTAGTACTCACATCCTCCCAGACGTGCTTGACCTCTGATCGCACCACACCACTCTCTGGGTCCTGGTTTCCCATCCAGTACTGTCTGCTGCGGTAGATTACCCCACAGCTAGCACACTCCAACACATATCTGAAAGAGGGACGAGAGGAACAAGGCAGCAGACAGTGGAAGTGAGATTATTGGCTGAAAGGCAAAGAGGAGTGTGAGGGTCCGCCTAAGTGTGTATATGTGAGTTTACATACCCTGACCAGGCGTACTTGGCCAGTCCAAACCAGGGATTATCAGACGAAGCTGATGTTTTGGGAACAACAATCACCTCTCTGCCAGCTTCATAGCACCTCTGGACATGCAACACAAAACAGatgtaaacaacaacaacatacagGTTCACCAAAACTAGCTGTGAAATTCTGTTCTTACCTTACAGATGAGGACCTTGTTGTTGTACTGGTGTGCATACTGGCAGAGTCCATCTGCCATGTGGGGAACTCTGTCTCTCAGGTGGTTCATTCCATTTTTACAGCGAATGCTGGAGAGTCAACATGACAGATATTAGAGTTGGTGAAGGAGAGGGGGATTTGTAAGAATGCTTAAAACCTATGGTTACAGTGCACTCATTCTGAACAAGTGTTATAATTTCTCACAAACACGCTGCTCTCAGGTTTTAGgaaagaagaaggaagaagagTAGCTAAGAAGCAAAGTAGGTTTCTCTTcaccaaaaccaaaacatggAAAAAGAATTAGCACTTATGCATCCCACTGAGGAGATAGTTAACATCcacaagaaaaacagaggaTTCTCATTTTTAAAGAATACTGTTCTCTACTGTGATTCAGTCACAGAGACAGTAAAAGGCTGTTGTTCTGAGATGGAAAACTAGAACTATTTGGATCAAACTAAATGAGAAAAAGCTCAGGAAAGGTGTGGTTATAATAACAGTCCATCCAAGGTGATTAGGTAATCTGCAAACACCCAGCGCTGGAGATGAGTACAGTTTCCAgatcaacaataataatacacacTTCTCACACATTCCCAACTATGTAATCTAAATATTTCAGGTTTAGGTTGACCATACGTTCAAATTTTAAGGACCAGTTCTAGCTCTTGTGTGTAGACAGTGTTACTGACTTACTTGCAGCTGAGACAGAGAGCTGAGCAGGTGAAGTATTCATCTGGGAAGAAGGAGTACAGTGTCATCTTTTCATCTGATAGTTCTCCACAGAAACGCTCACTCAGAGCCTggggaaacaaaaacagaagggaTTAGAAGACAGAGAACTAGATGGGAGCTGAAAAAAAGGCTGAGGAGACACAAAGGAAGAATTAAAACAATCATATGCTTTTTCTTAAAGGCCTCTAATATGGTGCTTCTTCACTTACTTCTAGTGCATGAAACACTATCCCAGGCTGGCGGGGGGACCGTGTATGAGTGTTCTTCACTTGTTGCTTGATGGCCTCTAGCAGCCCGCTATAGTCTGTGGGCGGTGTGATCGTCTGAGTGCCTACGTACTGCACTGAGCTGAAGGCCTCTGTCCCCAAACCCAGGTCATGAAAACGCTTCTGGAGGAGTGTGTCTGCATAGCCGGCCATCTTTGAGTCTACAACAGGAAGGAAAGACAATAACATTGAAATTTGTGACACAGGAAATTAAAACCAAGGGAAATAATTATCCTAAAGTTCTGCTTGGAAGTACCTTGGCCCAGGAGTTGCGTGTGTGTTGTTTCCTGGAAGATGATGACTGCAGGCCCCAAAGAGGACAGGGGTACATCCAGACCACAGCGGGTGGACAGGGCCCTTAGCTCTGGGGTGAAATGCTTCAGGTATGCCCCTGAGGCACTACTCAGGAACTGGAACATGTCATTGTGAAGACGCTCTGCCCGTGTGCGATACACCACTATATCCGACACAGCCAGCACctgaaattgaaataaaaatgtatctgGAAATAAGATGACTTGTTTTTATCAAGAAAACATTGGAAATGAGAAATAAAGTGAGTTCCACTGTTCTGTTTACATGATTAGGATGTGACCATTACCTCAGcagaaaaagtaaagaagatAACACTAGAAGTCAGCACACAAAATCACAGACTCCTCCAATTATTCCACCCAAACCAAGCAGCAACCGCTAAATTTACCTTCAGCAGCAGCCGCATTCTCTGGTTCTGATTGGCTGCGGCTCCCAAGAGGCCCTCTGTATCCAGCGCAATGAGGCTGAGAGTGGGGTTGTAAGCAGCCCAAACTCCCACAGTACAGGAGCTGGGGGACTTGGAGGTGTAGAAAACAGTCTCGCCATCAAACAGGACGTGGTTGAGCGTGTGGGACTTGCCATCACCGGTGTTTCCAAAGATGGAGAGGACCTTGACGCCCGCTACGTCGGCACAGCCAAGTCGCTCCACGAACTCGGCCTCATCCCGGACCTATAGGATGAGAGGAGAAAGAGCACCAAGAGACAGGCTGGTTACAGAGATGAGCTATTTTGTGGCACCGTGATACAACTGGGCAAATTACTTTTACTGATTCTTTACGAAcggtattatttatttaaaacaaagaaaccaacaacaaaacaaaaaagaactgCGGGGGGATTAGTCACTTCAATCTTAACGCTGGTTGTTCATACAGATTACCTGAAGTACACAAGAAAACATTATCTCTTGTACTTTGTAACACAGTGTGAGGGTGCCTTCCATGTGGGTCAGCTGTGCTGTATGACTCACCAGGGACTTTCCTAATAACAACCCTATCTGTTGTTGTGGTGCTCTTATTTACAgcttaaatttaatgtttttcacaGTATTATAAGTAAGACACCATCCACACATTAAAGCCACGGGCTGTATACAGACAAAGGCTAAAAAGACAAGGGGCTAAACACGACGAACATCCAAACACGCTGTTTAACGTCGCATTAGCAAAGCGTCGTGAAGTAGCTAAAGCCTCAACAAACTTGCTTTATTAGCTTCAAGACAAAAGATCGATTTAGAGCTGAAAGCAGATTTGGCTCatccaatatttttttcttttcgtgaCAAAAGACAGTTAAGGGCCTTCCGTAACAAGAGTCTTCCCCTTTCTAGCCTAGCGGCTAACTGTTAGCCGCCGTTAGCTCAGCTGATGTTAGCTAACTTTACCTGCAGGTTTTCTTGCTCGTCCACGAGCAGGAAGCTCCGGCCGCCGCCGTCGGAACGGTCCTCTGGCTTCAATGGACTGATCGACAAACTATCCATTTCTTTCATCAGTATATCGGACATCGTTGTTCACTTAATTGAAACGCATTTGTGGCAGCAGCACCAAAGAGCAAAGCGAAAGTTTAACATGACGCCTACCTGTCGgtcaatcacaacaacagcgCGTGGACTGTAGGAGGAGCCAGATGGGGCCACGCAGGGCAGCGACGTAAGACGCGCTTGTTTGACTTTGGTCTAAACATGAGCACCACCGTGTGGTCAGCCGCAATACAGCACCTCACATGCCATTAAACAAACTTCTTTCATCAGGGAATGAGAAAGCATAAAATAAAACCGAGTGGACCCATGTGCCCGGTCTTTTGTAGCCtctaatatgtattttttttcttatttaagaTTAATGATGTGAACCAAACACAAATAACGTTCATCTACTATTTCTTGCTACGttaatacaaaataacacatttattatTCTTCACAACTAAAGTATAACGCACAAAATCAAAGTTTCCTTAACTGACAGAGAGTATTTTATCGGAGCGGTGCTGCCATGCTAGAGCTGCTTGCTAATGTTCATTAAATATTTGTTAGCACAGATCTATAAATATCACATGTCACTGGCTTCAGAGCGGCGCCACTGCTGCTAACATGACATGGAGAAAGAAATTCCAGCATTGCTGCTCTAACGGCTCTGagtccttccttccttcctccctcacctcctccctcccttccttccaATGTCTAGGGAATGGAAAATGCCAGCCCAGGCTTTGGCATAGTCGCTTTTAACACCCTTGTCTCTAGCCTGTGTCAAATAAAATCGCCACCTGGGACAGATCCAGCAAAAGATGTAGTAAGGGCAAGAAAACGAGCGAGTGCGGGAAGGATGCAATAAAGGATGGCGTGGTTAAGGATTTAGAGAGGGTCCCGGCCTTTCTCCGGGCTCAACTATGAGAGACAAATGTCTGAAAGAATCAATTATAGGCCTACTCCCAACCCATCACCCCTGATTAATGAATAATTAAAGCTTCTCATTGCAGGGCTACCTAACATCTATGAGACTAGCCATGAAGCCGCTAAGATTACGCAGAAACAACTTCTCTTGATTTTCAACAAATGACTATACAGACCTGTCACAGTTCCCTTAACAAAACAGGTAAACATCTTTGTATGCAGTTTGTGCTTTTTGCTACTCGAGTATCCAGTTATTCCCTTTACAGTGCAATTAATATGATACCTGACCCAAATTTGCACCCATATCCACAATCATACCTctgtaaacaaacacaatttAGTGTTTAGCTGCTATAAGAGCCAgagtcatcatcatcacccAGACAAGGGAACGATGCTTATAGGAGAGACTGACAGACAGTCCTGCAACCCAACCTTAACATAACtgtggtggattttttttcttcttctttcttttctataAATTCGGATGGGGGGGGGGTATGGGGGGCATTGCCCTAACAAGTCCGAGGCGGGACCGTGGTCCACTTAAACCGCTACCCCCACTGGAACTTGTAGTACTGTGCTCCTCGGCGCGTCTCATGTTGACATGCATAAAAACTACACTTCCCCAAAGCTGTCACAGAGCGCTCCCGCCTCCCATTGGCTGGCCGCTCCAGCCGCAGCCCCAGAGAATGAATGAAATTGAAATAGCTGCTACATTACATGTACAATACCGGGCTCTGCAGTGTTGCATTCTATCATACTATATCAAAATGGCCACAGCGGTACAGAACCCCCTCAAATCGTAAGTACAACACGTTTCCTGAGTGTTTGCGCTTTTTTCGGTCATTGTGCATGCTGTCACTGTCAATTTAAGCCCCTCAATTTCCCACATATTTCCCCAGCATGATTACCAACGCGTCTATATGCATGCAGTGCATACAGCGGAGAATGAGATAACGTCAGGAGAGGCGAATCAGCCCCGGAGAAAAGTTGAATTTAAAGCTGATGAAGGTTTCTGGGAGGTTTTTTTGGGCATGAGTGGTGGGGGGATTATTGCGCGCTCCGATGCAATTCATATAATCATTTCTCTGAGCCAACAGCAGCGTGTGTGCAGGGATATGGAGGAATGCTGGAGGTAGATTTGGGTGACCCGGTATGTCCCTTGCCAGTGTAGCCAGCCAAGATCACGGCCAAAGCCGGGCTGGAGTGGCAAGGCTATCCGGGAGGAAGGGGGATGGTTTAGATGGCTTTACAGTACCTGTGTGTATATTTTGTTGAAGGGGGGCTGAGAGGGGGTAAACAAGTAGACTGAACGAAGTGCTCCGTTCCCGGGTTTTTAGGCTGCAGCGTTACCTTTACCGCCGGACCTCTTGGAAACGTATAGTGCGAGGTAAATAACGCTCCTCCAAGACTTGCTTTCATCTTCGGCGCTTAGAATAAAGCCCGGAATCCAATCCAAAGCCCGGCGCTTTACATTTAGTGCAGCTACATCACAGCGGACATTTATCTCCACTGACAGACGTTAAAGCGGCGGGTTTCCCCATGAAGTTTCTTCCGCGATGATCCCctttgtgcagtttttttttggGTGGTGGGGGTGGTGGGAGTggaatgtctttttttgtttttttgttttttgttctgagACTGGTTTCAGCGGAATGCAGACGCCTGCTGCCCGCCTCGGCTCCCGGCCAAAAAGGTGGCTGATGTGCGTCTGTCAGCGGGTACGCACGTtcagccaaaaaaacaaaaaacaaaaaaacaatagctCGAGTACCTTGGAGTGTTTGAGCATACAAACGCTCCAGCTCAGGCAGtttgaaacaaagaaaagtcaCAAGACCTATGTGCCAAAGGAAGGAGGGGGGGGAGGCACATCGGATGCTGTGCAGGTTTTTACCTGAGCAGGGAGATGGGATATagtgtctgtctgtcagcttCTCCGAGAGGCGACATTTCGCGCATTTCCATGAACGACTGCCCTGTACGTGCCTGCTGTGAAAAGCTCCTCACAGGAGAGAGGGAACTGGATTTGTAACGGTGCTGATTGGTCAGCGAGCCCTGATTGACTGTGATGGTATTTTGGGGGTGTTTTGGTTCAAAGTACTTGTACTACAACGCAACGCAGGGACCACAGATATAACGCAAACACGCAGGAGATGAATCATTTATTTTTGGTTTATATATGCTCTAAAGGGCAGGTATGTGGCAATGCAGATGACGGGACGGGAATGGACAGGTGGAAAATGATGGAggctcctctcctctcctccacaGGATGCCCATccaagcaaagaaaaagtgtgTCCAGATTGCTCCCAGAGGCCCTCAGTGGCACCATGTCAGGGGATTAAATTGACTCATTTGCATGGAGTACACAccaagacacacagacagagaacacAGGGTTTTGGTACGAGGAGGAGAATAGAattgaaggggggggggggggtgtacaaAAGACAGCAAAGTAAGTGGTTAGAAAGAGTGACTAATGAACTACAGCCCAATTTTGAGTGGTGGACTTACACTGATTTCTTTTTAAGTGCTTCAAGTTAGACAAAAACCTCCATATTGTTAGCCAGTATCAACCCTGCAGGGATGCTGGATTCCCTTAAAGCACGTGAGAAGAGGACAAAGctggatgtatttatttatttattacacaaGGCCACAGCAATCAAAGCGGCCTTTAATATCTCACCAACTGCATAAATGCCATCATTACGCAGTGTGGGTTTAACTGTGTTCCAGTTACCACTCTGCAATGGGCTTTTAAACAAGCCCTTGTAATTAGCATGTCTACAAACAAACTTGCTATTAGAGGCTTACAAATTAGGGGCCCATCCAGTAAAATGGGCCAAACAACCAGCAAAATTGGGTTCAAAGTCAGCCCTAATAGGGTGGCTGAGCCCTGCACGCCTGGAGACGACGCCTGTTGTGCCCATGAATGTCCCCAGACCTTGCTG
The window above is part of the Pelmatolapia mariae isolate MD_Pm_ZW linkage group LG14, Pm_UMD_F_2, whole genome shotgun sequence genome. Proteins encoded here:
- the si:ch211-11n16.2 gene encoding zinc finger FYVE domain-containing protein 1, which encodes MSDILMKEMDSLSISPLKPEDRSDGGGRSFLLVDEQENLQVRDEAEFVERLGCADVAGVKVLSIFGNTGDGKSHTLNHVLFDGETVFYTSKSPSSCTVGVWAAYNPTLSLIALDTEGLLGAAANQNQRMRLLLKVLAVSDIVVYRTRAERLHNDMFQFLSSASGAYLKHFTPELRALSTRCGLDVPLSSLGPAVIIFQETTHTQLLGQDSKMAGYADTLLQKRFHDLGLGTEAFSSVQYVGTQTITPPTDYSGLLEAIKQQVKNTHTRSPRQPGIVFHALEALSERFCGELSDEKMTLYSFFPDEYFTCSALCLSCNIRCKNGMNHLRDRVPHMADGLCQYAHQYNNKVLICKRCYEAGREVIVVPKTSASSDNPWFGLAKYAWSGYVLECASCGVIYRSRQYWMGNQDPESGVVRSEVKHVWEDSDAFLTSHQNAAQRVLDGMNYVIQSVSEYGTGPTKAVTAWITDQVAPPYWRPNTEITACHGCQKEFKEAERKHHCRSCGEGFCHPCSSHRMPVPERGWGSSPVRVCEACYRQGGPPDTNSQVCKVEPRGLIARRVTEVAQSTLDMVTTAVDYPLCFVKDVARPDYWVPDQDITKCNQCSKPFTPAMSKHHCRACGQGVCGPCSTHNKPVPSRGWDHPVRVCDSCHARTDSL